A section of the Plasmodium knowlesi strain H genome assembly, chromosome: 3 genome encodes:
- a CDS encoding RNA-binding protein, putative: MNKLSRMNKLSRMNKLSRMNKLSRMNKLGRMNKLSRINKLNKINKLSRINKLSRINKLNEVGVQHPTNYSCNQVV, translated from the coding sequence atgaacaaattaagcagaatgaacaaattaagcagaatgaacaaattaagcagaatgaacaaattaagcagaatgaacaaattaggcagaatgaacaaattaagcagaataaacaaattaaacaaaataaacaaattaagcagaataaacaaattaagcagaataaacaaattaaacGAAGTGGGGGTCCAGCACCCCACAAATTACAGCTGTAACCAAGTTGTCTAG
- a CDS encoding ubiquitin specific protease, putative codes for MNLAEHKLRDLFYAKNYKYYAKYDNCGNFQRRHTSFQNNGNVCYCNASLQLLLSIKPLCIYLLSKFEKIYGRTKSKSKYKGDILKALFYIIEETYKVEKGYLCTDKHINLLKKMKKYNSNIVINAQNDAHEFLLMLLNYINVECNRDSNFPPNFEIILDDKDKKEKASEKYWAKYLFKDNSIITDLLGFQNISSITCTHCGHTRYSFEFCLDLGLEFQSEHVQSTSLIDLLRSNIMKSDDFCHLFCPICKSKQNSSIKKGLYRMPNLYMIIYIKRFKWSYECTNYFKSRVKKIDTTVLLPWDGLIDFTSFAYMSNHESLSNSKYLIESFICHSGNSYNGHYTAVVKHTDGFYKCNDEKMKKLTNPFNPENISDIYLLLLRRVT; via the coding sequence ATGAACCTAGCTGAACACAAACTGCGTGATTTATTCTACGCGAAGAATTACAAATATTACGCCAAGTATGATAACTGCGGAAATTTCCAAAGGAGACACACGTCCTTCCAGAACAATGGAAATGTGTGCTACTGCAACGCCTCCCTCCAACTGTTACTCTCCATCAAACCGCTCTGCATATACCTGCTAAGcaagtttgaaaaaatatacggAAGAACGAAATCAAAATCAAAATATAAGGGAGATATACTCAAGGCACTCTTTTACATTATTGAGGAAACGTACAAAGTTGAAAAAGGGTATTTATGCACAGACAAACATAttaatcttttaaaaaaaatgaaaaaatataattccaACATAGTGATCAATGCACAAAATGACGCACACGAATTCTTGTTAATGCTACTCAACTATATAAACGTTGAGTGCAACCGAGATTCTAATTTCCCACCAAATTTTGAAATCATTCTCGACGATAAagataagaaagaaaaggcatCAGAAAAATACTGggcaaaatatttatttaaggATAACAGCATAATAACAGATCTTTTGGGGTTCCAAAATATCTCTAGCATAACCTGCACACATTGTGGACATACAAGATACAGTTTTGAATTTTGCCTAGACTTAGGGTTAGAGTTCCAAAGCGAACATGTACAAAGTACATCACTAATTGATTTATTAAGGAGTAATATCATGAAGAGCGATGATTTTTGCCACTTATTTTGCCCTATCTGTAAATCCAAACAAAATAGTTCCATTAAAAAAGGCCTCTACAGAATGCCCAATTTGTATATGATTATTTATATCAAACGATTTAAGTGGAGTTATGAGTGCACCAATTATTTCAAAAgtagagtgaaaaaaattgacacaACAGTTTTACTTCCATGGGATGGATTAATTGATTTTACTTCCTTTGCTTACATGTCCAATCATGAGTCTTTATCAAACTCAAAATATCTCATCGAGAGCTTTATTTGCCACAGCGGTAATAGTTACAATGGTCACTACACAGCCGTCGTTAAGCATACCGATGGGTTCTACAAAtgcaatgatgaaaaaatgaaaaaactcACTAACCCCTTTAATCCTGAAAATATTAGCGACATTTATCTGCTCCTACTTAGAAGGGTTACCTAA
- a CDS encoding pre-mRNA splicing factor, putative: protein MENLYNDMEEYGKICQLYTEKKQKKEKKANNINDLVDEDILWMYETKEEKEAKEQEEYLLGKRIDMQKLIEQEDEAKKELVKQKNNIDHLNKIREDPLTIIKKMEFQKKKMMDEQKRLLQLQRAREIPEANDINRQVGKSGSSSSSEEDFVRSREKEKDRKKRRREEKEMEKRRTKKRKERKEESKERKEERKREKKRKEKKKHKKERKERQVKSGANSESEVERRMRKSRKRDRGRSDESAKERLRDASRYRKRRRGESTERGSETDSGCDSESGSGSDRHRPRFTKSKKKREEKSDNEYSSDSRSDLRDGRGRKEEKQRRMEWERERRERWERPRGIDEYRDRKSDSERQRKRWRQER, encoded by the coding sequence ATGGAGAACCTTTACAATGACATGGAAGAATATGGCAAGATATGCCAACTGTACAccgagaaaaaacaaaaaaaggaaaaaaaagcgaacaaCATTAATGATCTAGTAGATGAAGACATACTATGGATGTACGAaacgaaggaagagaaggaggcCAAGGAACAGGAAGAATATTTATTGGGGAAAAGAATTGATATGCAAAAGTTAATCGAACAAGAGGATGAAGCCAAGAAGGAACTcgtaaaacaaaaaaataatatagacCATTTGAACAAAATCAGAGAAGATCCACTAActattattaaaaaaatggaatttcagaagaagaaaatgatggATGAGCAAAAGAGACTCTTGCAGTTGCAGCGCGCTAGAGAAATTCCCGAAGCTAACGACATAAATAGACAAGTCGGCAAATCAGGCAGCAGCTCGTCAAGTGAAGAGGATTTCGTCCGATcaagagaaaaggagaaagacaggaagaaaagaaggagagaagaaaaagaaatggaaaaaagacgaacgaaaaaaagaaaagaaaggaaggaagagagtaaggaaagaaaggaagaaagaaaaagagaaaagaaacgaaaggaaaaaaaaaaacataaaaaggaaaggaaagaaagacaAGTCAAATCAGGCGCAAATTCCGAATCGGAAGTGGAAAGGAGAATGAGAAAATCGAGAAAGAGGGATCGCGGGAGAAGTGATGAATCAGCCAAGGAAAGACTTCGAGATGCATCTCGATAtcggaaaagaagaagaggggaAAGCACTGAACGCGGAAGTGAAACTGATAGTGGATGTGACAGCGAAAGCGGCAGTGGTAGCGATCGTCATCGTCCCAGATTTACAAagtcgaaaaagaaaagggaagaaaaaagtgacaaTGAATATAGCAGTGATAGTAGAAGTGACCTTCGCGATGGGCGCGgtaggaaggaagaaaagcaGCGACGAATGGAATGGGAACGCGAGAGGCGAGAACGATGGGAACGACCGCGAGGAATAGATGAATATAGAGACAGGAAAAGTGATAGCGAACgccaaagaaaaaggtggagACAAGAGCGATAA